tgcctccacccattgcaagaatgccacctacctatgtgagcagatagaggaggtgattgaagatgtgggtgaggagaatgtggtacaggtggtgaccgacaatgcagcaaattatgttgttgcaggtaaacttttgattacaaactaattttgtttgcaaattaattactatcttgtagtttgtacctccattaattacaatttacaatgcaacaaattatgttgttgcaggtagactattgatggagaggcacccatctatagtttggactccatgtgctgctcattgcattgacctcatgttggaggatattggaagaatcccatgggtcaagagatgtgtagaaagggcaagaaatgtctgcaaatttgtatataatcattcatgggtgttggctcttatgagacaatacacagagcagaaggagttgcatcgtccaggaatcacaagatttgccacaaacttcctcacattgcagtccatgcttaggtctaagccTGCCTTGAGacatatgattgttggtgaggagtggtcttcctcatcttatgctaccacccctgcagggatagagatggcagactgcatttttgatgagcaaggcttttgggtcccttgtgatgagatagtgaaggtaatttttttataaattctacaatttagcttcatgttttataagttattatatgtattctcttatttgctcatttttctaaattacacaatattttcaattttgcagtttgttaagcccttggtggttttgttgcgagttgcggatggagataagcccgcaatgggctatatatatgagggcatggatagggcgaaggaggccataaaatttatttatggagcagattagagcaagtatggtcccatttgggagatcattgataggagatggcatcatcaactACATAGGCCAATCCATGCGgtagcctattatctgaatccagCATTctgttttatcccttctttcaaggttgatgcggaggtccttaatgggctatatgcaatcatggagaagatgggacctgctggtacttctcagatagacctttttcgagagctacagatgttctcagatgcacaaggggacACCTTCTCTCGTCCTATTgccaaagacggtaggacaactatgatgccaggtaaaaataaattgttaggcttaattttagttttattcaatactatattgtaacttgttaaatgagttcataagtgagactgattttatttatttttctcatttcaaactcagatcattggtggaacttttttggcccagagacaccaaatGTTCAAAAGTTGGCCATTcgtatcttgagccaaccatgcagtgcatcaggttgtgagcacaattggagtatgtttgagcacatacactccaagaggcgcaatagattatctgtggagaagatgaatgatctcgtctttgttcactacaacctccgcctgagaatgagaaagaatgcaatagttgacatgtctcctatcattctagatgaggttgatcttgaagcagagtgggccaatgagaatcagatAGCTCCTAGGACTCCTACAGCTATATTTATTGATGATGACATTGAATGGattgaccaggtagatatagaggctgaggctgtagccatggcagaggaggagcagagaacaTGAGCAGAGATaggaaatactgagactcagagtgacacagctattcctgatgttggtgagcatgacacagctgttcctgatgttggtgagcatggcatggtgtcacggggagcaacTATGGTtgttgaatcatccaggacctactttaaacgcctttgcagggggccagggcgagagggtgcacggccatctcagccataggcttgtacacttgtagttgtatttagttttactatttacctttggtatttgtatgaaacatttgatgatgatcatatgatgacatggattttttattccatgagttttgtaatattgtatacatttgacaatatttatatatctatgtttcttattttcttcagctacaatttgcgtttatgcttatgtgattgatgtatacttgtgtatgtaatcaaatgagccgagtttaatgatgtttttgtgtctttaaggtgtattcaataaagggtgtctgaaacaatttttaaatctttaaaaatctctaaattacttgagtttttcactttcccgagtccagccgagtctggagccaaGTCTAACgctgagtcccgagtccgagtccaagtcggccttgccgagtccaagccgagtccgagtcccatttCTTTGATCAAAATACCCCTCAACCAAGAGGGATGTATTTTTCCTACTAAGATCTTAAGAAGGATAATCATAAAAACCAAACAATTGTATGATATGTTTGAGCAAAAGACTTTCTTCCATTTATATCTCAAAAACATAATGTTCAACCAAAACAAATTGGGCCTTTTACACAAGCCACCATGTAATACAAGTTCCAAAAGGTGACTTTGTTACCATGCCAAAGTTTGAAGATGGCACTTGCAAGCAGAAAACTATTGACAAAAAAGGTACCTAATAAAGACGAATTTTATTCACATGATCCCCAACTTGCAAATTGCCAGAGCTACATCCAGTATGGAATTTTCTCCAAGCTGTTCAAATTCATTTGCAATGTACATCAAAATATGAcattaatatttattcaaattGCCGTGTGTTTCTAGTTGAAGGAGAATttataagaaaatcaaatatttcatTAGATTAAATATCCCTTCTATTTGCACTAGCCCCATTCATTTTGGGTTCCATCAAGAGTCTGTACCATGAAGTTATCAATTCCAATTTGATCTACTAGATCCTGAGAGCAAAATAAATGACACCTATTGAGTATCAATTTAACATTTGGGCACAAAGAATGCATAaacatgaatttttttatttaatgttaattcTTGTAAGTTTAGATGTTATTATAACTTTTTACTTTCTTAatgattattaatattattataaggACTAAACTAAGATTACTTTAAATCATGTATTACATTTGATAATTATTATATAAAGATGAATTTGTAAATAAAATACCTCCTTAGACTTAAGCTGAAATTGTTATTCTAGGGTCAAAATTAGCAAGATTCCAAGGACAGACATTacacatttgaaaaaaaaataataataattttaaacttgACATTTGTAAGTGACACAGAAAGTCATTATATTACTAAGGTGTGCATAGAAGACATTAGGTTCAAATTTATGTAGATTTCAATAGACCAAATTGTTTGTTACTAAGAAGTCGAAAAGCATAGAGAGTCAGCTACATACAAGTACATGAAATTTTTGATAGATGTTATTAGCACTATAAAGAACAGATTCGGTACAAGTATACCTGAATATTGACATAAAAGATGGTTTTGTAATGAGGCTTGTCTAGAAGAAGCTAGATGCAAATCTACATGGATATTGCTTGATAAGATAGATTGTGATTTTACTTGTTATAGTAAAGGTGAGAGAGTTTTATAGGTAACCACCAAGAAAGACAACAATTTGGTATATGAGACCCTCCAAGGAATTGCTTTTTCCCATTCACAGTATATTGTTTTCATGTGTACAACCCTACCCCACTATGGATTTGTCCACATGACTGCATTATGAAGTGCACATACTTTCACCATTAGGCCAACTCAAATTGTGCCAATGGCTGTGCAGAAGAGGCTAATGGAAATTTTGGTGATTCTTGACATAATGGATCATCATGTTACTTAACCCTATATGGAAGAGGGTAGGTGCAAGTCCGGGTAGATTTTGATAATGTAGAAAGTTATGATAATAAGAACTATATGAAATAGATTGGGTGTAAGAAATGGAACAATTTTGATAGAACCAATTCTTGCATTAATAAGCCATATGTAGAAGTGGTTGAGTGCAAGTGTAGGTTGATTTGATATAAGAGATTTATCCAATTAAGACCTATCTAGAAGAGGCTGGATGCAAGTTCAGATATATTTTGACAAAATAGATTGTTCTATTACTAAggcctatatggaaaaggataggtGCAAACATAAATTTTCTTTGATAGCATAAATTGTTACTGTAAAGGCTAGGTACAAGTCCAAATAACTTTTGATAGACCAgataattaaatttttcatatcaaTGAGTATTTAGAAGAATTTGGATGCCATTCTAGGTGAATTTTAACTTGATGAAATATATCATTATGTTGCTAAGGTCTATCTAGAATGTTAAGTTAAAGTTGTTATATTTTTTTACAGAATAGATCGGTATGCACTCACACCTACATAAAATAAGCTAGGTGAAAGTGCAtgtaattttgaaaagaataaaatGTTGTTGAAGCATCTTAGGCAGAGATTAGATGAAAGTCTAGCTGAATTTTGACTTAACATATGGATCATTATGTTAGGAAGACCTATCTAGAAAATGTTGCATGCAAGTTCAAGTGAGCATTGATATATTGGATCTCTATATTACTGAGGCCTACATGGAAAATCCTAGTTAAAGTCTAATTAGATTGCTGACAAAATAGATTCTCATGTTACAGAGGCTTATGTGAGAGGTTGTGTGGTTTCACGtggtgaattgtttgacaaaatgcctcaaataaatgtggtttcatggaataccatgattgcaggatatacaaaaaatggatttgttgaaatggctttagaaactttcaagcaaatacaatTGGCAAGTTTAAAGCCAAATTCCAAAACATTTTCCAACATCCTCATTGCTTGTGCCAAATGGGAGTGTTGGAACAGGTTATGATCATCCATAAAAGAATAAATGAAGGGGGAATTTTGCTAGATGTAGTTGTGAATGCActcatagacatgtatgcaaaatgtggatgcATAGATAACATatgtaaattattttatgaaatgtCTCAaggaaatgtggtctcatggaatgcaaaGATTACAGGATATGCAAAAAATGGATTtcttgaaaaggctttagaaactttcaagctaaCGAAATTTGCAGGTGTAAAGCCAATTTCATCAACCTTTGCCAGTCACTccttgcctatgccaaaatgggagctttggaacaggtatggacattcatcaaagcagaATGGAAGGGGGTTGTTTCTTAAATATTATTGTTGGGAATGCAAGCTATCCAATTTAACCCTTTGGTCTAAATTGTGTTAAAAGTTTCTATCTTAGTTTTCAGGTCTCTAGGTGAAGCAAGTTTTgctttttataaaaaattattctCTTTGGTCTTAAATCTTATTCGTTATGTCAAAACCTTGAGGTATTTTTGAAATGCCAAAATGCCATCATGATGTTTTGTCCTATGAAAAAAAAACCTTTTTGTCTTTGAAAACAAAggaatagagaaaaccatgtggtcTTTGTAAAGTTAAGAGTTAAGAGGGAATTTTACTTCTTTTCTTTGTTCAAATATCTTTAGATCTGCCCTAACTTATGGTCAAAGAGGAGTTGACAGCTTTGTTGTAAGCCAATGCCCTGGTTTCACTCTCATAGCTTCATGGTCGCCAAGGGAACATCATTTTTTAAACGGAGCTCAACAGTTTGTGCATGGTAACAACAATTAGAAGTACATGGAAGCACTAAAGTTTAGAAGAGAAGCAGTTGCAAGCTTCATATGCATTCAAGGAAGCTATGGGTTTCAACAAGAAGCAACAATCTTTTACTCAAAGCAGCAAATCTTGAATGGTGGATCAGGTAGATTTGGAGAAATGTAAGCAATCTCCTAAAGGAGCAACTAGAAGATAACAAAGAGCTTTCCAGCATGATTGAATAGTTGAAAGGCAATCACCATGTTAGGTCAAGCAGTGTCATGATGAGGTAAGGGTTTTCAATGAAACTTACAAACCCTGATGCATGCATTAATAATGTCCTTTGTTATATCCTTCATCGGAATGTAGTTTTCACTCTTATGAGTAAATTTTTTACTGTCATATGATGGGCAtttttattgttatatcttttTGCCCTTTGGAAAGATATTTCATCAGTATATCCACTGTCAAAGATGAGGTATTCATTGTCATTGGCTGCCAAGATCTATTCACTGTTTCAGAAAAGTAAAAACATATCTAGTGCCATAGAACTATAATAATGAATAGGCGGTTACCTTAAATAGTATAGTAGTAGAGTGTCATGCAAGAGGTTTTTTGACTTAACAATGAGATCACACACTTTTAGAGCATAAATACAACTATTTCTAGATGAAGTCACCATGAAAGATGTAATGACTTCATTAAAATGTAGTCACCACACTAAGAAAGCTCTCGATGATAGTTTTAATTTTTAAGATCAATGGCACTGATTTTTTATCAGACATTTGATTGAGAGATCAGTCAAAAGTAGATGTCAGTAAACAAGATGGGGTGGTGATTAACAATAAGAAAGTGTCATTAAGAATATGACAAACCATCATGAGAAGACAACCATAATATACAAAGATAAAGAGCTCACATGCAAAGGATAAAAGTTCTGAGCAGCATTTATAGTTTAatgctatcagatttccacaatccatgctataaTTCTTGCTATCAGATGATAAAAATCTTGCACACAATCGAATCAAGAAGCATTATAAGAATTATAGCATTTATAGTTCCATCAAAGAGGGGAATGATAGTTATAAAGAGCTAGTGAACTAAAAGTCCAATCCCTTCAAAGGAATAAGTTGTGATAGAGGATTGGAAGGTAGAACTACACATGGTAACCACACAAAGATACATGTTCCAGCCCTCTACACATGGTGACAACAAAATCAAAGTGCTTGACAAGAAAGATGCACAGGGTTAGTGAACAGTGAACAATAGAAAGACAGCCATGAAAGGTGATTATTAGCAATTGTGATAGTCATAACTTTTAAAAGCAGAACCATTGAGGAAAAGGTTACAACTAAGGACAAAAACCTGAGGACATTCACTTCAAACTCTCAAGGTTAAAAGAGGGTAACCATTTTatttgaagtaaccctttgagAAGACACAATCAAGATGATTTTCACAGTCACAATATTAATGTCAAATGATCAAAGATTTCATAGATACAAAGACAGGTAGGTCCATATGGTTTTTGAAGCAGCAATGACTACCTTTTAGTCAAAATACAGAATAGTTTAGAACAGGAAAATGCAATCTCAAAACACAAATGAATGAGAACAGTTTTGATAAAAAGACAGAGGTATATACACTGTCTCAGGAAGGGCAAACCAGTAAAGCAGTAGTCATCTAAGGGATagtcatttctatagaaataagcACAGATAGAGAATGGATGAGAAAGGCTGAAGGCCTGATAAAGAGGAGTTTTTGAGGAAAATTCCACAATTCCACTTCCAGTTGAGACAACTTTTGAAGCCTCAAACAACACCTTCACTCTAGTTTCAACCCCCAATTTGTGGGATTTTAAAACTTGCCGACCCAAGAGGgtgattttgaatttcaaaatgtagTTGGTGATCCACAATAGCtaaattttgattttaaggaaGTTGTTTCAATCAAGCCCCTGATTTGAAGGAGAACTTAGAGACGCGTGATATTTCATCACAATATGATTTGAAAAATTTATGGGGATAGATATGATTATGtgatatttcataaaaaaaaattgttattaacATAAGGCTCATGGTTTTAGCAAAAAAGAATTAAAGcccacaaaaaaaaaaatacagtTAATTATGCCAAGATAAGAAGATataatgaatacaattatttataggaAATCATGTTTCTCTTTTGTGCATTCATTActcatgaaataaaaaataataaaaggcAATGAGCTTAGAGGTAGATCCATCATTTCTATAAGGACTGCCATATTAATACTTTTGATGTATCCTTGGACTTCAAAGTCCTTGGCTGAGAATTAAATTTAATAGCTGTCAGGAATATCTTTGTGTTAGAAATATGTAGCTTCGATCGGATGAGTCGAACCGATCTGATTAATACAAATGCCTAACTGCCAGGAATATCCTTGTGTTAGAAATATGTAACTTCGATCGGATGAATCGAACCGATCTGATTAATACAAATGTCTTTGTGTTAGAAATATGTAGCTTCGATCGGATGAATCGAACCGATCTGATTAATACAAATGTCTAGACATTTGTATTAATCAGATCGACATTTGTATTAATCAGATCGATTTGATTCATCCGATTGAAGCTACATATTTCTAACACAAATATATTCCTGGCAGCTATTAAATTTAATTCTCAGCCATTGAGAATTAAATTTAATAGCTGCCAGGAATATCTTTATGTTAGAAATATGTAGCTTCGGCCGGATGAATCGAACCGATCTGATTAAtacaaatgtctaattggccttttCGGCCTTAGACATTTGTATATTACACTTATTAATTTCTATCCTTCATTTATATTTAACTGCATAATTAGTATATTATAATCATTATTGAATGATCTTATAATCAGTATATTATAATCATTATTGAATGATCTTATAATCATTTGAATAAGCAATATGTtatgtgtttatatgtatataatcgaTAATGTATAGTATCAAGCATATAATATAATCATCGATTCCTATATTGATCATTCCGATTAATATTGATTATATTATGATTGTTATCAGTTATGGATTACCGATTGGGTTTTGTATATACATGCGATTTAATTAAGGTTCGGTTAGTGTTTGTTATGGATATGCGTGGctccacataggagtcacgacTCTAGGTGGAACCATGTCGGTTCCACATAGAGTCGTGACTCAATGTGGATCGATATGCTTTCATATATTATCGGCTATAGTATTCAGtcgataaaaaaaaatttacaacacAACGAACACTTATCATATATGCAATTGACCCTTCTGCAAGCAAATTACTTTAGGTGTTGTCGATGTTGAACAGTCGATAATAATATATGCATAAATAATATATACTGAGCATTACAATAAGGTTATGAAACTGCTACACCAGATCATTTATTGT
The nucleotide sequence above comes from Cryptomeria japonica chromosome 11, Sugi_1.0, whole genome shotgun sequence. Encoded proteins:
- the LOC131859958 gene encoding uncharacterized protein LOC131859958, with product MERHPSIVWTPCAAHCIDLMLEDIGRIPWVKRCVERARNVCKFVYNHSWVLALMRQYTEQKELHRPGITRFATNFLTLQSMLRSKPALRHMIVGEEWSSSSYATTPAGIEMADCIFDEQGFWVPCDEIVKFVKPLVVLLRVADGDKPAMGYIYEGMDRAKEAIKFIYGAD